From Salinibacterium sp. ZJ450, one genomic window encodes:
- a CDS encoding cystathionine beta-synthase codes for MKYANSVIDLVGNTPLVKLNSVTKGYAPTILVKVEYLNPGGSSKDRIATRIIDAAEQEGLLKPGGTIVEPTSGNTGVGLALVAQQRGYRCVFVLPDKVGEDKRNVLTAYGAEIVVTPTAVAPDSPESYYSVSDRLVKEIPGAFKPNQYANQNGPLSHYETTGPEIWRDTDGTVTHFIAGVGTGGTISGTGRYLKEMSNGAVTVIGSDPEGSVYSGGTGRPYLVEGVGEDFWPTAYDPSVVDEIIAVSDAESFEMTRRLAREEGLLVGGSSGMAVVSALKAAEKLGPDDIIVVLLPDGGRGYLGKIFNDKWMQSYGFSAPSEDRTVGDVLSAKTGKLPDLVHAHPSDTLHDVIGIMTEYDVSQMPVLSAEPPVVMGEVIGAVDERSLLESIFSGKAKMTDALDTFVGPPLKLIGVNETLGAARTALSSADALLVVADGKPAGVLTRHDLLAYLSA; via the coding sequence ATGAAGTACGCCAACAGCGTCATTGATCTCGTGGGCAACACCCCGCTCGTGAAGCTCAACAGTGTGACCAAGGGATACGCCCCCACCATCCTCGTCAAGGTTGAGTACCTCAACCCTGGCGGCTCGTCAAAGGACCGCATCGCCACGCGGATCATCGATGCCGCCGAGCAGGAGGGCCTGTTGAAGCCGGGCGGCACCATCGTCGAACCGACCAGCGGCAACACCGGTGTGGGCCTGGCGCTGGTGGCGCAGCAGCGCGGTTACCGCTGCGTCTTCGTACTGCCGGACAAGGTGGGCGAAGACAAGCGCAACGTGCTCACCGCGTATGGTGCCGAGATCGTGGTGACGCCCACCGCCGTCGCCCCCGACAGCCCCGAGTCGTACTACAGCGTTTCCGACCGCCTGGTGAAGGAGATCCCCGGCGCGTTCAAACCGAACCAGTACGCCAACCAGAACGGCCCGCTCAGCCACTACGAGACCACCGGGCCTGAAATCTGGCGCGACACCGACGGCACGGTCACGCACTTCATCGCCGGCGTCGGCACCGGTGGCACCATCAGCGGCACCGGCAGGTACCTGAAGGAAATGTCGAACGGCGCCGTCACCGTGATCGGCTCCGACCCGGAAGGTTCGGTGTACTCCGGCGGCACCGGTCGCCCATACCTTGTGGAGGGCGTCGGCGAAGACTTCTGGCCGACCGCGTACGACCCCAGCGTGGTCGACGAAATCATCGCGGTATCGGATGCCGAGTCGTTCGAGATGACCCGTCGTCTGGCCCGCGAAGAGGGGCTGCTCGTCGGCGGATCGAGCGGCATGGCCGTGGTATCCGCGCTCAAGGCCGCCGAGAAGCTCGGCCCTGACGACATCATCGTGGTGCTGCTGCCCGATGGCGGCCGCGGCTACCTCGGCAAGATCTTCAACGACAAGTGGATGCAGTCGTACGGCTTCTCCGCGCCCTCGGAAGACCGCACGGTCGGCGACGTGCTGAGCGCCAAGACCGGCAAGCTGCCCGACCTGGTGCACGCGCACCCGAGCGACACCCTGCACGACGTCATCGGCATCATGACCGAGTACGACGTGTCGCAGATGCCCGTGCTGTCGGCCGAACCGCCGGTCGTGATGGGCGAGGTCATCGGCGCGGTCGACGAGCGCTCCCTGCTCGAGTCGATCTTCAGTGGCAAGGCGAAGATGACGGACGCGCTGGACACCTTCGTCGGCCCGCCGCTGAAGCTGATCGGCGTGAACGAGACGCTGGGCGCGGCGCGCACGGCGCTGAGCTCCGCCGATGCCCTACT